The following is a genomic window from Ailuropoda melanoleuca isolate Jingjing unplaced genomic scaffold, ASM200744v2 unplaced-scaffold5709, whole genome shotgun sequence.
TGCTGTGATTTCCAAAAACACTACATACAGCCCTAGCCTTTTAGAAAATCAATCCTCATCTCCTCTCCCAGTATCAGTTGGAAACAGGTCACCTTCTGAGCAACACCATCCAGACCTTTACAAGTGATAGGCTCTACCCATACTCATACTCTCCTCCAAAGAGCAGCTCAGCGATATTGTTTGGGGGAAAAGCATTAGGCTTATCAAGGTCAAAACTGATTCTGCCTCCAAATtccaaaatgaaaacttcaaagaaCTGTCCATGATTCATACTAATGAAATGAATATTCTCAATTGAAGTGGGAAGAAGGTTGTAATGTTCTATTAATATCACGTTCCTATTCCCTGGAATGGAACCTAGTCTTTATCACTATAGCTAAATAAACCAGGGATGACCTAAGAACATTCAATAAATCTGAAGTGGCTTGTTTTCTTACAGGATTTCAGATACAGGATTTTACTAATTCAAATAtagtttcttcattatttttctgagtCTACAAAAGTTTGCTCTTAAGGTCCACTTATTTACTGATAATCCCTGTCATAAATGTCATGCAACTGCCTCTAACACCTCCAAGAACATTCAGAAAATGCTCTCTGCTCCAGTTAGAAAATGCCATGGGAATTCCAAGAATAGAAAACATCCAGCAGGGCATGTAGCGCTAGGCTGACAGGACTTGGCTCAGACCTACAACGCAGAAGCCAGTCCTCCAACTCTGGTTTTGTACTGGGCTGAGGTgccttcaaatcattttttttttaaaagaaaatgtacaaaataactTTATAAGAACCATGAGATGATCTCCAGACAACAACGTTTAAACTTCTCTATTTGGCAGTGAGAGAGTCAAGATCACCTTTTCAAACCTCATGCTCTGCTGAATCATAATGGGGAACACAGAGGGAAAGCAGTCTGTCTCCAGGTACTGGTTCAGGAGGTACACCCCAAGGTACACATCTTGCTTGTCAGGCAGGAACACCCCGGGACAAGagatcttcaaaacaaaaaatagagaacagGGTTTGTTTGGTGTCGTTTTTTAAACGGAGTTCTGTTTTTCCTTAACTCCCACACACGACatcaaccccctccccccaccgcacCCCTTCACCTGGACCTCCCACACCTCCatcttcccctgccctctccctcctcaaGTGGAAATTCCAGTTTCCTCCCACGTCTCCGCCAGGTGTCACAATCATCCTCTCGCCGgctcctctccccgcccctccgGGAGGGCAGTGCGGAAGCGGAAGAGGCCGCAGGGCCGGGCGCCTCTCGCTAGGCCCGTCGGCTCCTGGGGTCCGGGCCCCCCCGCCGCGATGCCGAGCCCCCGGAGGAACGCGGACCGACGCACGCTGGCCGCCTCCGCCTCGAGCAGCAGCGGCCCCGGCAGCCCGGCCcacggcggcggcggtggcggcagGTTCGAGTTccagtccctgctcagcagccgCGCGCCCGGCGCCGACCCCACCTGCGCCCGGCTCCGCGCGTCCGAGAGCCCGGTGCACCGCCGCGGTTCCTTCCCTCTGGCCGGGGCGGGCCCCTCGCAGGCGCCCCCGGGCCCCCTGCCCGAAGAAGACCGCTTGGACCTGAACCCGTCCTTCCTGGGCATCGCCTTGCGCTCCCTGCTGGCCATCGACCTGTGGCTGTCCAAGAAGCTGGGGGTGTGCGCCGGGGAGAACTCGTCCTGGGGTAGCATGCGGCCCCTTATGAAGCTGCTGGAGATCTCGGGACACGGCATCCCCTGGCTCCTGGGCACCCTCTACTGCCTGTACAGGAGCGATAGCTGGGCCGGGCGCGAGGTGCTCATGAACCTGCTCTTCGCCCTGCTGTTGGACCTGCTGCTGGTGGCCCTGATCAAGGGGCTGGTGCGCAGGCGCCGCCCGGCTCACAACCAGATGGACATGTTTGTCACCCTCTCAGTGGACAAGTACTCCTTCCCCTCGGGCCATGCCACCAGGGCCGCCCTGGTGTCCCGGTTCATCCTGAACCACTTGGTGCTGGCCATTCCGCTGAGGGTGCTTGTGGTCCTATGGGCCTTCATCGTGGGCTTCTCCAGGGTCATGCTGGGGCGGCACAATGTCACTGACGTGGCTTTTGGCTTTTTTCTGGGCTACACGCAGTACAGCATCGTGGACTATTGCTGGCTTTCACCGCACAATGCCCGGGTCCTCTTCGTACTGTGG
Proteins encoded in this region:
- the LOC105239822 gene encoding phospholipid phosphatase 6, with the translated sequence MPSPRRNADRRTLAASASSSSGPGSPAHGGGGGGRFEFQSLLSSRAPGADPTCARLRASESPVHRRGSFPLAGAGPSQAPPGPLPEEDRLDLNPSFLGIALRSLLAIDLWLSKKLGVCAGENSSWGSMRPLMKLLEISGHGIPWLLGTLYCLYRSDSWAGREVLMNLLFALLLDLLLVALIKGLVRRRRPAHNQMDMFVTLSVDKYSFPSGHATRAALVSRFILNHLVLAIPLRVLVVLWAFIVGFSRVMLGRHNVTDVAFGFFLGYTQYSIVDYCWLSPHNARVLFVLWNQQ